Within the Saccharopolyspora gloriosae genome, the region CCTGCCGGGCGGCTTCGGAGAGCACCCACGCCTCCACCGCTCCGTCCGCGTCGGTCGTGTCGGGCTGCACGTCGATCAGGTGGCGTCCCGTGGGCACCGTCAAGCCGGGTTCGCAGCGCAGGACCACTGGGTAGTAGGGCGTGTCGGCCGAGGGCAACCCGGAGGCGCGCACGGCGGCGCGGACCAGTTCGGCGGTGCGGCCGGTACCCAAAATGGCGACGCCGAGCTGGTCGACGAGGGTCGAGCCGTCGCCGCCACCGAGGTTGCGCACGGCCGCGGCGGGCACCCGGCCGCCTGCGACACCGACGCCCGCGCACCATTCGCGGAACGCGTCGGCGTCCGCGCCGAACGGGTCGGGGTAGTTCTTGCGCAGCACCTGGTCGTCGGCCCACACCGCGGCGGTCCAACGGGAACCGCCGGTGGCGCGTTGCCGCTCGTCGACGGGTTCGCACGCCCAGTCGAGGAAGTCGCCGGTGCCCGCGCCGGAGGCGAACGGGCTCGCCGGAGCTTCGCCGCGCTGCCAGGCGGCGAGGTAGTCGCGCCGCAGCTGTTCGGGCAGTGGCGTTTCGTCCGGGAGCGTGTCGTAGGGGTGCGGATGTTCCCGCGTGTAGCCGGCTTCGACGAGCTTGTTCCGGTAGGCCGCGCAAAGCCCGGCCAGCACCGGGTGCTCGGACAGCAGCACCCGCGGCCGATCGGCGTAGTGCGTGGACAGCAGCCACGGCCGCTGCGGTTGGAACCCGTCGAAGTGGATGCTGCGCAGCTGTGAACCGTCCACCGCGTGCCCGCCGTCGCCGGTGGGGATGAGTTCGCGTTGCGCCGCGTTCCACACCGACAGCCCCACGCCCGGATCGCGCAGCACGTGGTGGTCGATCAGTGCCGGTGCGCCGTCGAGCAGCATGCCGACGCTGGGGTCGGCTCGGACCTGGTCGGCCCACGCGGTGAGGAAGTCCTCCGCTCCGGGGCGCACGCCGAGCACGCTCGGATCGAACGGCCCGGATTCGACGAGGTCGGTGGCGCTCGGGCGGAACCCGTCGGCGTAGAGGGTGCGCAGCACTCGGGGCACCAGCGCGACCGGCCGATCAGGGGACAGTTCGCGCAGCAGGTCGTCGAATTCGCTGAACACCTGCACCGACGGTTCGAGGTAGAGCACGGTCGCGCCGGTGGCGAGCAGGTGCTGGAGCAGCCGGGGCCGCAGCACCGCGCGCAGCTGATCCGCGGTGCAGGCGACCGCGAGCCGGGCGAACTCGTCGGCGTCGACGCCGATCCGCTCCGGGGTGAGCTCGTCCCCGCCGGGAGCGGCGCCGCCGATCGGCAGCATGACGAACCGGGCGCCGGGGTGGCTGTGCAGGAACGATTCGCGCAGCACCCGGGCGGCGGGCAGCTGGCCCGGTCCGGTGACGGTGCAGCCGATCAGCGTGGCCTGGTCGGCGTCGAACCCCGCGTCGGGTTGTTCGGCCGGCCATTCCGGTTCGTCCGCCCGGTGCTCCAACAGGTCGGAGGGGGCTTCGGTGTCGGGACCACCGGAGGGCTCGGGATGCGCCTGCGAATCAGTCACGGGGCGAACCTATCGCCCCACCCTCCGGGTGCCCACGACCTGACCCCACGAGATCGGTTGAGCCCGGTCACAACATCGGCATCAGGCTCTGCAGCTCGTACGGCGTGACGCGGCTGCGGTAGGAATCCCACTCGTTGCGCTTGTTGCGGAGGAAGAAGTCGAAGACGTGCTCGCCGAGGGTTTCGGCGACCAGCTCGGAGTTCTCCATCTCGCTGAGCGCGTCGTTGAGGTTCTGCGGCAGGCTCGCGTATCCGGCGGCTTTGCGTTCGCCTTCGGTCAACGACCACACGTCGTCCTCGGTGGCGGGCGGCAGTTCGTAGCCCTTCTCCACGCCGCGCAATCCAGCAGCGAGGATCACCGCGTACGCCAGGTACGGGTTGCAGGCCGAGTCGGGGCTGCGGACCTCGACGCGCCGCGAGGACGACTTGCCCGGCGAGTACATCGGCACCCGCACCAGCGCGGAGCGGTTGGCGTGTCCCCAGCAGACCGCGGTGGGCGCTTCGCCGCCGACGATGAGCCGCTTATAGGAGTTCACCCACTGGTTGGTGACGGCGCTGATCTCGCGCGCGTGGGTGAGGATTCCGGCGACGAACGCCCGCCCGGTGTCGGAGAGCTCGTAGGGGTTCTCCGGGTGGTAGAAGGCGTTCTGGTCGCCTTCGAACAGGCTGAAGTGGGTGTGCATGCCGGAGCCGGGCTGCTGGGTGAACGGCTTGGGCATGAAGGAGGCGTGCACGCCCTGCATGAGCGCGACTTCCTTGACCGTGTAGCGGAAGGTCATCACGTTGTCGGCCATGGTGAGGGCGTCGGCGTAGCGCAGGTCGATCTCCTGCTGGCCGGGGGCGCCTTCGTGGTGGCTGAATTCGACGGAGATGCCCATCGCTTCGAGCGTTTCGATGGCGTTGCGCCGGAAGTGCGGGGCGGCGTCGTGGCTGGCCTGGTCGAAGTAGCCGCCGGAGTCGGCGGGTTTCGGTTCGGTCCCGTTGGTGGGCAGGTTCTTCAGCAGGAAGAACTCGATCTCGGGGTGCACGTAGCAGGTGAAGCCCGCTTCGGTGGCCTTGGACAGCGTGCGGCGCAGCACGTGGCGCGGGTCGGCCCAGCACGGGGAGCCGTCGGGCATCGCGATGTCGCAGAACATGCGCGCCGAGTAGTGCTCGCCGTCGGCCGTCTCCCAGGGCAGCACTTGGAACGTGGTCGGGTCGGGCTTGGCGACCATGTCCGACTCGTAGATGCGTGAGAATCCTTCGATGGCGGAGCCGTCGAACCCGATGCCCTCGCTGAAGGCCCCTTCCAGTTCGGCGGGCGAGATCGCCACGGACTTGAGGATGCCGAGGACGTCGGTGAACCACAGCCGCACGAAGCGGATGTCACGTTCCTCCAGGGTGCGGAGCACGAACTCCTGCTGGCGGTTCATGCCCGCAGCCTAATTCCTGCGGTTCCCGAAGCGCCCGACCGTGCGTGTTGAGTCCTGGTTACCTTCGTGCGCCGCCGCCGGGCGGGGTGGTCGGTCAGTCGCACCGGGTGCCTTCCGCGGGCAGTTCGAGCTCGGTCAGGTAGTCGATCCCGGCGTCGTCCACACAGGAGTTGCCCTGGAGGAACGCGGTGTGCTGGTTGCCTTCGAAGGTGAGCAGCCTGCCGCGCAGCGCCTCCGCCAGGTGGACGCCCGCGTCGTAGGGCGTGGCCGGGTCGCCGGTGGTGGAGACCACCAGGGTGGGCGGCAGGCCGGGCACCTGGGGCCGGCCGGGCTGGCCGGTGACGGGAACGGGCCAGAACGAGCACATGTCCAGCGCGCTGTTGGCGGGCAGTCCGTCGTCGAGGAACGGGGCCGCTTCGCGGTAGCGGCGGTCGGCTTCGCGCAACACGTTGCGGTCGGTGACGCGGGGGTCGTCGACGCAGCGCACGGCGTTGAACGCGTCGGTGATGTTGCTGTAGGAGCCGTTGGTCTCGCGGCCGTAATAGGAGTCGGCGAGGGTCAGCAGCACGGTGCCGCGGCCTTGGGCGAGTTCGTTGAGACCGGTGTTGAACGCGGGCCACATGCTCTGCGCGTAGAGCGCTTGGATGGCCGCGGTGGTGGCGTCGGTGTAGGAGAGCTGCCGGTCGCCCGCCTGCGCGGGGTTCTGCAGCAGCGGGCGGGTGAGGTCCTGGAACGCCGAGACCGCTCGGGACGGGTCGGTGCCGAGGGCGCAGTGGTTCTGCCCGGCGCACCACTGGGCGAAGGACTCGAAGGCGCGCTGGAAGCCTGCGCCCTGCATGACCTGCTGCTCGATGGCGTCCTGATCTGGATCGATGGCGCCGTCCAAGATCATCGCCCGCACGTTCTGGGGGAACCGCGCGGCGTATTCGGAGCCGATGCGGGTGCCGTAGGAGTAACCGAGATAGGTCAGCTTCGGGTCGCCGAGCGCGGAGCGCAGCACGTCCATGTCCTGCACGACGTCGCGGGTTCCGACGTGGGCGAGCACGTCCTGCCCGGTGCGCTGCACGCATTTTCCGGTGTAGTCGCGCACTTCCTGTTCGGTCTCCGCGGTGCCTTCGGGTGAGGTGTCGGCGTCGGAGTCGAGCCGGTCGGCGTCCCATTCGCGGTCGGTGAGGCAGCGGACCTCGGGTTCGCTGGCGCCGATGCCGCGCGGGTCGAAGCCGATCTGGTCGAAGCGCTCACCGAGTTCGGTGGATTCCAGGGTGGGGCCGAGACCGGCTGCGGCGCTCATGCCGGAGGCGCCGGGTCCGCCGGGGTTCATCAGCAGTGAGCCGATGCGGCCGTCCGGGTCGGTCGCGGGTTTGCGCAGCACGCCGACGCTGATCTGGCGGCCTTGCGGCTGCTCGTAGTCCAGCGGCACCCGCAGCTGCGCGCATTCCAATGCCCGGTCCTGGAAGACGCCCTGGTCGGCGCTGCTGGTGGCGTAGTCGGCGCACGGTCCCCAGGAGAGCTCCTGGCCGTAGTACTCCTCCAACCCCGCCGGGACCGCGCCTGCCGGGCCGCTGCGTTCGGTGCGCGGTTGCAGCAGCGGTCCGCTGGATGGCGAGGTGGCGCAGGCGGCGGCGCCGCTGAGCAGCAACAGCGCGCATCCAGCGGTCAGCAAGCGACTCATTCGGGGGATGGTGTCACGCGTTCAGCGTCGGCTTCGTCACGGGCGGTGGGACTTCGTCAGGTGGGTGCGCGAAGATGACGTTCATGCCGCAGCTGCGTCTCGCTCTAGCCCAGGTCAACGCGATCGTCGGGGACATCGCCGGGAACAAGGCGATGGTCCTGGATTGGACGCGCAAAGCGGTGCAGGAGGGCGCCCACGTGGTGGCCTTCCCCGAGTCGGTGCTCGCCGGGTATCCGGTGGAGGACTTGGCGCTGCGCAAGTCGTTCGCCGCGGCGAACCGCGCCGCGATCGACGCGTTGGCGGTGAACCTGCGGGAGGCGGGCTGCGGGGACGTGCTGGTCGTCGTCGGCCACCTGGATCGCGATGACGAGGGGCTGCGCAACTCCGCTTCGCTGCTGTTCGGCGGTGAGGTCGTCGCGACCTACGACAAGTACCACCTGCCGAACTACGGCGTTTTCGACGAGGCCCGGTACTTCGCGCCGGGCTTCGACCTGCCGATCGTGAAGCTGCACGGCTTGGACATCGGCGTGGTGATCTGCGAGGACATCTGGCAGAACGGCGGCCCGGTGGCCGCGCTGGGCCAGGTCGGCGTGGACCTCGTGGTGTGCGTGAACTCCTCGCCCTACGAGCGCTCCAAGGACGACGTGCGGGTTCCGCTGGTCGCGCGACGGGCAGCCGAGGCGGGTGCGCCGATCGCGTACGTGAACATGGTCGGGGCGCAGGACGACTTGGTCTTCGACGGCGACTCGATGGTGCTGGCCGCCGACGGCGAGGTGCTGGCGCGGGCTCCGCAGTTCACCGAGCACCTGCTGGTGGTGGACCTGGACACCCCCGCGGGCGGGCACACGTCGACGACGGTGCCGGAGCAGCCGGGCCGGATCCGGATGCCCGCGTTCGACGTGACCCGCACGGTGCTGCAGCCCGAGCCGCTGCCCGCCTACGAGCCGTTGCCCGCTCCGCCGAACGCGGAGCCGCTGTCGGAGCTCGCCGAGGTGTGGGCGGCGCTGGTGACGGGCTTGCGGGATTACGTGCACAAGAGCGGTTTCCGGTCGGTGACGTTCGGGTTCTCCGGTGGCATCGACTCGGCGGTGTGCGCGGCGCTGGCCGCGGACGCGGTGGGGCCGGACGCCCTGTACGGGGTGTCGATGCCGTCGCACTACTCCTCGGAGCACTCGCGCTCGGATGCGGCGGAGCTGGCCCGCCGGTTGGGCTGCCACTTCGAGGAGCGGCCGGTGGCGGACATGGTCGCCGCGTTCGTGGGGCCGCTCGGGTTGACGGGGCTGGCGGAGGAGAACGTGCAGGCCCGGTGCCGGGGCATCACGTTGATGGCGATGTCGAACCAGCACGGTCATCTGGTGCTGGCGCCGGGGAACAAGACGGAGCTCGCGGTCGGCTATTCCACGATCTACGGCGATGCGGTCGGCGGGTTCGCGCCGATCAAGGACGTGCCGAAGACGCTGGTGTGGGAGTTGGCGAAGTGGCGCAACGCGGAGGCGGAGAAGCTCGGCGAGGTGCCGCCGATCCCGGAGAACTCGATCACGAAGGTGCCTTCGGCGGAGCTGCGGCCGGATCAGACGGATCAGGATTCGCTGCCGCCGTACGAGGTGCTGGACGCGGTGCTGGACGGGTACGTCGCGGGTGATCGGGACTATTCGGATCTGGTCGCGGACGGGTTCGACGCGGAGCTGGTGGAGCGGGTGATCCGGATGGTGGACGGCGCGGAGTACAAGCGCCGCCAGTACCCGCCGGGCACGAAGATCACGCTGAAGGCCTTCGGCCGCGACCGGCGCCTCCCGATCACGAACCGCTGGCGCGAAAGCCGCCCCTGAGCACGCTGCGGCTCGGGCGGCCGTGGACCGGCACCCCGCCGACCTTCTGCATGATCAGCACTTGGAGCGGGGCGGTCACGCCGAACCCGACCGCGCCCAGCACCATCGCGGCCCACGGCACGTGCACGGCCGTCGAGCTCGGCCACCGCGACGTCCTCCACGTTGACGGCGGCGAACTGCCCGGTTCCGCGGCACGCCGCGACGGCTATCGGGCGGCCATGCGCGTGCTCGGCCTGGCCGGGCATGTGAAGGTCCTCCCCGGCGACTACGCCGACTCCGGGGCGCGCGCCGGACGCGCGCTGCTGGAGCGCGGCCACCGCCCGACGGCGGTCGTGGTGGACAACGACCAGTGCGCCAACGGGTTGTTGCAGCCCCTCATCCGAGCCTGGATCCGCGCCCCGGACGACCTCTCGGTCGTCGGCTACGACAACAGCACCACGGCCCGGCCGTCCTACATGGACCTGACCACGGTTCGGCAGGACGCCGCCGAGATGGCCGAGCTCGCCAAGATCGCACGGCAGCGCCAGCCCCGACGCATGTATTCCGACGCGATGCCCGGCGCCTTCCGCAGGCTCAGCGACCACGAGCAGGACGCGACGGAGATCCTCTACTTCGACGGAGAGCTGATCCCAGGGCTACTGCAAACCGAGGACTACGCGCGTGCCGTTGTCGATTTCGGCAGGCCTGCAGCGTTCAGAGACAACGAGGACGACGTCGAAGCGCGCGTCAAGTTCCGCATGGAGCGCAAAGACCTTCTTCTCCAGGACAACGCGCCGCGCATTTGGTTCGTGATCGGGGAGGCCGCGATCAGACGACCCGTGGGCGGGACCGATGTGCTGCGAACGCAGCTCATCCACTTGGCCGAAGTCATTGACCAGCAATCACATGTGGTGATGCAAGTTGCGCCACTAGCAGCAACCGGCCACCCGCTACTCGGCTGCAACCTCGAAGTCATCCGGTTCGGAGGGGTTGCCGCTGACATCGCTCACCAGCCAACCTTCATCGGCGGAGGCGTATACCTCGTTGATCAGCCAGACGTAGAGATGTGCTCGCACGCTTTCGACAAGCTGCGCGCCGTCGCACTCGGCCCTGACGAGTCCCGCGCCCTCATCACCAAGCATGCGGAGGACCTTGGAACATGAGCAGAGCCGACGAGCAGGGCTGGTTCAAGAGCAGCTACAGCGGCCCGAACAACAACAGCTGCGTCGAAGCGCGGATCACCGGCCACGGCATCGACATCCGGGACTCCAAAGATCCCGATGGCGGGCTACTGAGCTTCAACTTCTCGTTATGGCGGGGCTTCCTGGATCGGATAGGCCGGTGACCCGCGAAGCGAGGGACACTTGCCTCCCTTCCCGAACCTGGTTCAAGAGCAGCTACAGCGGCCCGAACAACAACAGTTGCGTTGAAGCGCGGATGACCGGGGTCGGGGTTGATATTCGAGACTCCAAAGATCCAGAAGGGGCGCTGCTGAGTTTCGATTCGGGCGCCTGGCGGGACTTCCTGCTGCGCTTGAACCACTGAGTCGCAGCACACCCGGGTAGTCCGCATCCGGCCGCATCCGGTTGCTGAAAGTGGAGCAGTGCGCACCTGAGCCGCTGGACCGATCTTGATGGACGAATGGGCCAGCGTCTCGGCTAGTCTGCCCGGGCGCCCGCACTGATGCGGGATCGCCGGAAGGACGAACATGGGGTGGGCAAGAAAATCCGCCGTGCTCGCGGCGGCCGTGGCGATCGGGTTCTGCGGTACCGGCTGCGCCGATTCGGGCGCGCCGCCGGAATCCGGCCGGGACGCCGCCGGAGCGACTGCTCAGTCCAGAGTGGACGAAGTCGTGGAGCGCGGTGAACTCCGGGTGTGCAGCACCGGGGACTACCGCCCGTTCACCTATCGCGATGCGGACGGTGCCTGGAGCGGCATCGACATCGACATGGCTCGCGATCTCGCCGGGGAGCTCGGCGTGCGCGCCACGATCGTGGCGACGACCTGGGAGTCACTGAGCGCGGATTTCCCGCAGCGGTGCGATATCGCGGCGGGCGGCGTGTCGGTGACGCTGAAGCGCGCGAAGGAGGCGTTCTTCAGCGAGCCGTACGTCGTCGACGGCAAGACTCCGATCACCCGATGCGAGAACGCCGCGCGATTCCAGACGCTGGAGCAGATCGATCGTCCCGGCGTGCGCGCGGTGGTGAACCCCGGTGGCACCAACGAAAAGTTCGCACGCGAGAAGTTGCACCGCGCGGATATTGTTCCGCATCCCGACAACAACACGATTTTCGAGGAGATCCGCAACGGCCGCGTCGATCTCATGATCACTGACGGCGCGGAGACCAAATGGCAGGCGCGGCAACACCCCGAACTCTGCGCCGTGCACCCTGATCAGCCGTTCACCTTCCAGGAGAAGGCTTATCTGCTGCCGCGCGGCGACGTGGTGTTCCAGCAGTTCGTGAACGAGTGGCTGCACCTGCGCCAGCACGATGGAACTTACGAACGGATAACAGAACCATGGATCGGCTGACCCCCGAACGTGGAACCGGGCTCACCCGAAAGTCACATATCCTGATACTCGCCGGAATGACGCCCACGCAGCCCACCGCGTCATACCCATATCCGGGACACGCACTCCACCAGCCGAGATCACCTACCGGTGTTTTCGGCCCCCGGAGAGTGAGTAGCATCGCCAGCCCAGGGGAGATCAGCGGGATCTCACCGAGCAAGCCGAATCGAGGGTGGCCGGGTGTCGGCCCGGCCGGACACCTCCCGCGCGACTCCCCCACCGCACCGCCGAGCGCCCGCGGTGCGCAGGCCAGTGCCACCGACCGCGACGAGGACCTGATTGATGTCAGCACCCACCCACACACAATCCGCGGCCAAACGCCGCCATCTCGCCCGCTCCCTGCTGGTACTGCTGATCTCCGGGGTCGTGACCGCGGCGCTGAGCACCTGGGCCGCCCTGGCGAGCCCCGACTCGGCGACCGCGCTGGTCGCGTGGAGCACCGGCATCGCCGCAGGCCTGATCAGCATCGCTCTCGCGTTAGCCAGCTGGGGCCTGCAGAACGCCTCCTTCTACCGCACCCGCGCCGAGAAGGCCGATGGTGCAGCGGCGAAGCTGGCCGACGAGACCCTGCCCGCACTGGTCACCCGGCTGCGCGCCGGGTCCTCCGTGGACACCGCCCTGGCCGAGATCGACCACCCGCGCAACCCGACGCACCAGCGCATCCTGCGCGCGCTCGGGCAGGAGATCGGCCAGGGTGAACGCGCCCGCTCCGCCGCCATGCTCGCCTGCGCCAACGCCGCCGGACGCATGCAGGCGCTGTCGACGAACATGCTCGCCAGCCTCCGCGAAATGGAAGAGCGGCACGACGAATCCGTGCTGGGCGACCTGCTCGAACTCGACCACACCACCGCGCAGGCCGGCCGCCTCGCGGACAGCATCGCGGTGCTCACCGGCGCCCGGTCCGGCCGTCGCTGGACCAAGCCGATCAAGATGGAGAGCATCCTGCGCGGCTCCGTCGGCCGCATCGCCGCCTACAAGCGCGTCCGGCTGCACTCCACCAGCACCGTCGCCATCGTCGGCTACGCCGCCGAAGGCGTCATGCACGCGCTGGCCGAACTGATGGACAACGCCACCAGCTTCTCCCCGCCGTCCGAACTCGCGCACGTCTACGTGGAAGAAGTCCACTCCGGCGTCATCGTCAC harbors:
- the glnA gene encoding type I glutamate--ammonia ligase; translated protein: MNRQQEFVLRTLEERDIRFVRLWFTDVLGILKSVAISPAELEGAFSEGIGFDGSAIEGFSRIYESDMVAKPDPTTFQVLPWETADGEHYSARMFCDIAMPDGSPCWADPRHVLRRTLSKATEAGFTCYVHPEIEFFLLKNLPTNGTEPKPADSGGYFDQASHDAAPHFRRNAIETLEAMGISVEFSHHEGAPGQQEIDLRYADALTMADNVMTFRYTVKEVALMQGVHASFMPKPFTQQPGSGMHTHFSLFEGDQNAFYHPENPYELSDTGRAFVAGILTHAREISAVTNQWVNSYKRLIVGGEAPTAVCWGHANRSALVRVPMYSPGKSSSRRVEVRSPDSACNPYLAYAVILAAGLRGVEKGYELPPATEDDVWSLTEGERKAAGYASLPQNLNDALSEMENSELVAETLGEHVFDFFLRNKRNEWDSYRSRVTPYELQSLMPML
- a CDS encoding alpha/beta hydrolase translates to MSRLLTAGCALLLLSGAAACATSPSSGPLLQPRTERSGPAGAVPAGLEEYYGQELSWGPCADYATSSADQGVFQDRALECAQLRVPLDYEQPQGRQISVGVLRKPATDPDGRIGSLLMNPGGPGASGMSAAAGLGPTLESTELGERFDQIGFDPRGIGASEPEVRCLTDREWDADRLDSDADTSPEGTAETEQEVRDYTGKCVQRTGQDVLAHVGTRDVVQDMDVLRSALGDPKLTYLGYSYGTRIGSEYAARFPQNVRAMILDGAIDPDQDAIEQQVMQGAGFQRAFESFAQWCAGQNHCALGTDPSRAVSAFQDLTRPLLQNPAQAGDRQLSYTDATTAAIQALYAQSMWPAFNTGLNELAQGRGTVLLTLADSYYGRETNGSYSNITDAFNAVRCVDDPRVTDRNVLREADRRYREAAPFLDDGLPANSALDMCSFWPVPVTGQPGRPQVPGLPPTLVVSTTGDPATPYDAGVHLAEALRGRLLTFEGNQHTAFLQGNSCVDDAGIDYLTELELPAEGTRCD
- a CDS encoding NAD+ synthase; protein product: MPQLRLALAQVNAIVGDIAGNKAMVLDWTRKAVQEGAHVVAFPESVLAGYPVEDLALRKSFAAANRAAIDALAVNLREAGCGDVLVVVGHLDRDDEGLRNSASLLFGGEVVATYDKYHLPNYGVFDEARYFAPGFDLPIVKLHGLDIGVVICEDIWQNGGPVAALGQVGVDLVVCVNSSPYERSKDDVRVPLVARRAAEAGAPIAYVNMVGAQDDLVFDGDSMVLAADGEVLARAPQFTEHLLVVDLDTPAGGHTSTTVPEQPGRIRMPAFDVTRTVLQPEPLPAYEPLPAPPNAEPLSELAEVWAALVTGLRDYVHKSGFRSVTFGFSGGIDSAVCAALAADAVGPDALYGVSMPSHYSSEHSRSDAAELARRLGCHFEERPVADMVAAFVGPLGLTGLAEENVQARCRGITLMAMSNQHGHLVLAPGNKTELAVGYSTIYGDAVGGFAPIKDVPKTLVWELAKWRNAEAEKLGEVPPIPENSITKVPSAELRPDQTDQDSLPPYEVLDAVLDGYVAGDRDYSDLVADGFDAELVERVIRMVDGAEYKRRQYPPGTKITLKAFGRDRRLPITNRWRESRP
- a CDS encoding Scr1 family TA system antitoxin-like transcriptional regulator; translation: MISTWSGAVTPNPTAPSTIAAHGTCTAVELGHRDVLHVDGGELPGSAARRDGYRAAMRVLGLAGHVKVLPGDYADSGARAGRALLERGHRPTAVVVDNDQCANGLLQPLIRAWIRAPDDLSVVGYDNSTTARPSYMDLTTVRQDAAEMAELAKIARQRQPRRMYSDAMPGAFRRLSDHEQDATEILYFDGELIPGLLQTEDYARAVVDFGRPAAFRDNEDDVEARVKFRMERKDLLLQDNAPRIWFVIGEAAIRRPVGGTDVLRTQLIHLAEVIDQQSHVVMQVAPLAATGHPLLGCNLEVIRFGGVAADIAHQPTFIGGGVYLVDQPDVEMCSHAFDKLRAVALGPDESRALITKHAEDLGT
- a CDS encoding DUF397 domain-containing protein, producing the protein MSRADEQGWFKSSYSGPNNNSCVEARITGHGIDIRDSKDPDGGLLSFNFSLWRGFLDRIGR
- a CDS encoding DUF397 domain-containing protein, producing MTREARDTCLPSRTWFKSSYSGPNNNSCVEARMTGVGVDIRDSKDPEGALLSFDSGAWRDFLLRLNH
- a CDS encoding transporter substrate-binding domain-containing protein; translation: MGWARKSAVLAAAVAIGFCGTGCADSGAPPESGRDAAGATAQSRVDEVVERGELRVCSTGDYRPFTYRDADGAWSGIDIDMARDLAGELGVRATIVATTWESLSADFPQRCDIAAGGVSVTLKRAKEAFFSEPYVVDGKTPITRCENAARFQTLEQIDRPGVRAVVNPGGTNEKFAREKLHRADIVPHPDNNTIFEEIRNGRVDLMITDGAETKWQARQHPELCAVHPDQPFTFQEKAYLLPRGDVVFQQFVNEWLHLRQHDGTYERITEPWIG
- a CDS encoding sensor histidine kinase KdpD encodes the protein MSAPTHTQSAAKRRHLARSLLVLLISGVVTAALSTWAALASPDSATALVAWSTGIAAGLISIALALASWGLQNASFYRTRAEKADGAAAKLADETLPALVTRLRAGSSVDTALAEIDHPRNPTHQRILRALGQEIGQGERARSAAMLACANAAGRMQALSTNMLASLREMEERHDESVLGDLLELDHTTAQAGRLADSIAVLTGARSGRRWTKPIKMESILRGSVGRIAAYKRVRLHSTSTVAIVGYAAEGVMHALAELMDNATSFSPPSELAHVYVEEVHSGVIVTIEDGGLVMSEAAMKRAVHAVGTEPLDLTTLNGTRLGLAVVGCLARKHGLTVSFRPSSRGGTGVIVMIPRKLITQPRKQEEFTLPTRTVSGTAQPAQLSSVATPAGTATATGTLTRQDLDEQPAAQVQNSEATLQNLPKRRRGETLAAASPSLVSGSDDENTPPPAPPGPDRTRAPASARSGRRAGPARARSPGQTTRADKSADEKEWRQGPPGHTGTPTP